The genomic segment ATTTCTAAAATCCCTCCCATTGGGGTCGAGATCGACAGCCCTATCAACGCTCTACTCGGCGGGGCTATCATTGGTGCTTTCAACGGCGTCTGGGGCTTCTTTCCCAATGCTCTGCGCGGCTTCTTTGCCTTTGTTAGCCTGGGGCTAGTGCCGTTGATTGGGGCCATTATTGTGTTTGGTTTGGCCGCTTGGCTGATTGAGGGCTTCCGC from the Nodosilinea sp. FACHB-141 genome contains:
- a CDS encoding phage holin family protein, which translates into the protein MIGFLISVVILAISLLIISKIPPIGVEIDSPINALLGGAIIGAFNGVWGFFPNALRGFFAFVSLGLVPLIGAIIVFGLAAWLIEGFRLRYGIWSAVLGAIALAIVSSVLNAILSSVGLVAV